CGAATGACAGATTGTTTGACCAGATGACGGTAATACCATATGTTCAGATACACCCGAGCGAGCGACGGGAGGAGCTGTCATGAGCGGGCAGCGAACACTCCCGTCACCCGCGCGGCTGCAGAAGCTGCCCGCGCAGGGGACCGTGCGTCGCACTGCCGGTAGCGGCCGGCTCGGGCGCTACCGGGCGCCGATCGTCGGGGCGACCGCTGTCGTCCTCGTGATCGTGGCCTGGCAGCTCGCCGTGGTGCTGGAGCTCGTCGACGTCTCGTTCATCGCGGAGCCGACGGCGATCGGCGAGGAGCTCGTGCGTCTGTTCACCTCCGGCGTGATCTTCGAGGACCTGGCCACCAGCGGCATCGAGCTCGCCGTCGGCCTGGGGCTCGCCGCGGTCGTCGGCATCGGGCTCGGGTTGATCATCGGCTGGTACCGCCTCGCGGACGAGTTCTTCGAGCCGCTCGTCACGAGCCTGTACGCCACGCCGCAGGTCGCGCTGGTGCCCGTACTGATCCTGTGGTTCGGGATCGGCATCGGCTCGAAGATCGCGGTGGTCTTCCTGATGGCGGTCTTCGAGATCCTCGTCAACACCCGCGCGGGTGTGCGGACCGTCGAGGAGAACGTCATGCGGGCCGCGCGGAGCTTCGGTGCCACCGACAGACAGCTGGTCCGCACCATCGTGCTGCCGTCCGCGGTCCCGTTCATCGCGACAGGACTTCGTCTCGGCGTCGGCAAGGGTCTGGTCGGCGTCGTGGTCGGCGAGCTCTTCGCGGCCAAGGCCGGGGTCGGATTCCGGCTGACGACGGCGGCGGCGAATCTGCAGATGACCCAGATGTACGCGACGCTGGTCATCATCGCGGCCGTCGGCGTGGCACTCACGCTGCTGCTCAAGCGGGTGGAGAGGCATTTCGATGCCTGGCGAGTCTAGGACCGCGGCCGGCACGGCACGGCAGCACGGCGACGGCGAGATCCCCGACAGTGACCTCGTCCTGCGCGCCAGCGGCGTGGAGGTCGAGTTCCCGCTCCGCGACGGCAGCCGGCACCTCGCGATCGACGGCGTCTCGCTGGAGGTGCGGCGCGGTGAGTTCGTGTCCATCGTCGGCCCGAGCGGGTGCGGCAAGACGACGTTCCTCAACGCGGTCGACGGGCTCGTACCCACGCGGGGCGGGTCCATCGAGGTCGCGATGCGCGACCGCGAGGAAGGCGGCACCCGTAGCCGGGCGATGGTGTTCCAGGACGCCTCGCTGCTGCCGTGGCGCACGGTCCTGCGCAATGTGTCGTACGGGCTCGAGTTGCACGGTGTGCCCAAGCAGGAGTGTCGCGAGCGGGCGCTGGAGCTCATCGAGCTGGTCGGCCTCAAGGGCTCGGAGGACCGCTATCCGCGCCAGCTGTCCGGCGGTATGAAGCAGCGGGTGAACCTCGCGCGCGCACTCGTCGTCGACCCGGAGATCCTGCTGCTCGACGAGCCGTTCGCCTCGCTCGACGCGCAGACGCGCGAGTACATGCAGGCGGAGCTGCTGTCCATCTGGGCGCGCGCGGGCAAGACCGCGGTGCTCGTCACCCATCAGATCGACGAGGCGGTCTACCTCTCCGACCGGGTGGTCGTGTTCTCCAAGGGCCCGGGACGGGTCAAGGACACGATCGAGGTCGGGCTCGACCGCCCACGCAAGCTCGCCGTCAAGCGGAGCGATGTCTTCCGTGACCACGAGACGCGGATCTGGAATCTCATTCAGGACGAAGGTGAGCCCGATGAAGGTCAATGACGACAACGGACACCGGAGGCGGTCGTGGCGCGTGGTCGGGGCCGCTCTCGCCGCCGTGGTCCTGTTCTGCGGCGCGCTCACCGGCTGCGGCAAGGGCGGCGGGAAGTCGGTCTCCGAGGGTGAGGGCGGCATGCAGAAGCTCACTATCGGCATGTCGGTGAACGACGTGGTCTTCGCGTCGGTCTACGTCGCCGACGAGCTCGGCTTCTTCGAGAAGGAGGGGCTCGAGGTCGACCTGCGTCCGTTCAAGGGTGGCTCGGCGCTGCAGGCGGCCTTCGCGTCCGGCGACATCGAGGTGGCGGGGATCGGCGCGTCCTCGGCGATCCGGGCCAACGCCGCCGTCAACCAGGACATCAAGTTCATCATGTCGTTCCAGGCAGGCGTGCCGTACGACGTGATCGTCAGCAAGCGGATCAAGTCGTGGCAGGATCTCAAGGGCAAGGCGATCGCCATCACCAAGCCGGGTAGTCAGACCGAGCTCATCACGCGGGCGTTGCTGGAGCAGAACGGTCTCGACCCTGACAAGGACGTGACGATGATCAGCACCGGCGGCGACGCCGAGCAGACGGCCGCCCTGAAGACGGGCAGCGCCGACGCGACGGTGGTGAGCGCCGCGAGCAAGCACCTGATCAAGGTCGCGGACGGCCGCCTGCTGCAGGCGTCCGAGGACATCACGGTGCCGATGCAGACCAACGGTCTCGGCGTCACCCAGGACATCCTCGACGAGCACCCCGACGTCGCGAAGAAGACCGTCCGCGCGCTGATGCGGGCGGCGGCCGCCATGCACGATCCGGAGCAGGAAAAGGCCGTCAAGGACGCCTTCGAGAAGGGCCTCGGCGAGAGCGATCCCAAGACCCAGCAGGAGTGGTGGGACTACGTCTCGTCCGATCCCG
This Streptosporangiales bacterium DNA region includes the following protein-coding sequences:
- a CDS encoding PhnD/SsuA/transferrin family substrate-binding protein, which encodes MSSVTTRRGSGISFRTKVSPMKVNDDNGHRRRSWRVVGAALAAVVLFCGALTGCGKGGGKSVSEGEGGMQKLTIGMSVNDVVFASVYVADELGFFEKEGLEVDLRPFKGGSALQAAFASGDIEVAGIGASSAIRANAAVNQDIKFIMSFQAGVPYDVIVSKRIKSWQDLKGKAIAITKPGSQTELITRALLEQNGLDPDKDVTMISTGGDAEQTAALKTGSADATVVSAASKHLIKVADGRLLQASEDITVPMQTNGLGVTQDILDEHPDVAKKTVRALMRAAAAMHDPEQEKAVKDAFEKGLGESDPKTQQEWWDYVSSDPERIFPVAGDIDKDGVANVLKLVEETEPKAADLSPHDVVDDSIIRGEAKLARSLEKK
- a CDS encoding ATP-binding cassette domain-containing protein, which codes for MPGESRTAAGTARQHGDGEIPDSDLVLRASGVEVEFPLRDGSRHLAIDGVSLEVRRGEFVSIVGPSGCGKTTFLNAVDGLVPTRGGSIEVAMRDREEGGTRSRAMVFQDASLLPWRTVLRNVSYGLELHGVPKQECRERALELIELVGLKGSEDRYPRQLSGGMKQRVNLARALVVDPEILLLDEPFASLDAQTREYMQAELLSIWARAGKTAVLVTHQIDEAVYLSDRVVVFSKGPGRVKDTIEVGLDRPRKLAVKRSDVFRDHETRIWNLIQDEGEPDEGQ
- a CDS encoding ABC transporter permease subunit produces the protein MSGQRTLPSPARLQKLPAQGTVRRTAGSGRLGRYRAPIVGATAVVLVIVAWQLAVVLELVDVSFIAEPTAIGEELVRLFTSGVIFEDLATSGIELAVGLGLAAVVGIGLGLIIGWYRLADEFFEPLVTSLYATPQVALVPVLILWFGIGIGSKIAVVFLMAVFEILVNTRAGVRTVEENVMRAARSFGATDRQLVRTIVLPSAVPFIATGLRLGVGKGLVGVVVGELFAAKAGVGFRLTTAAANLQMTQMYATLVIIAAVGVALTLLLKRVERHFDAWRV